A stretch of the Vigna radiata var. radiata cultivar VC1973A chromosome 7, Vradiata_ver6, whole genome shotgun sequence genome encodes the following:
- the LOC106766588 gene encoding LEAF RUST 10 DISEASE-RESISTANCE LOCUS RECEPTOR-LIKE PROTEIN KINASE-like 2.1: MPGFTIKITQAFSSSHPTMTTPSSFLASILALAFFLATLPQSYSQQQNNTYSICSQSFSCGTLTNISYPFWGGNRPQFCGRNGFNLTCMDNRNTSLQVGSMNFHVLHINQTASTMRMVRTDLVYDRCSSNFTNTSLSSSPFSFLPTVQNVTVFYDCPSQDSVGGNSFTCQNDTNKHAFYVVNGTQLRQFPGLQNCGVSVLVQVSEGVVWDSGNGIEPLKKALDQGFDVKFDAEWSSQCTACRDSGGACGTNENDSDQFSCYCSGGTRGSVCSTHESSRNSRVLKLVLGFVGTGFALPLIAVIICRNKARIWKFILIQLGKIKKNDRIIEAFLESQGSMGIKRYSFSDVKKMTDSFKIKLGEGGYGSVYKGKLLNGCSVAVKILNESKENGEEFINEVASISKTSHVNIVSLLGFCLDGSRKALVYEFMSNGSLEKYIHKKSADKNKTTSPPLGWDRLNQIAIGIARGLEYLHKGCNTRILHFDIKPHNILLDETYRPKISDFGLAKLSTIDESIISMSNARGTVGYVAPEVFNKSFGGVSHKSDVYSYGMMLLEMVGGQKNINVEASRSSELYFPHLVIYKKLEQGNDLGLDGILSGEENEIAKRMTMVALWCIQTIPSHRPTISRVIDMLLGSADSLEMPPKPFLSSPPRSKDFSTAMSQSFDSLSCSS; this comes from the exons ATGCCAGGCTTCACCATTAAGATCACTCAGGCCTTTTCATCCAGCCATCCAACTATGACCACCCCTTCCTCCTTCCTTGCATCCATACTCGCCCTTGCTTTCTTCTTAGCAACTTTGCCACAATCCTACtctcaacaacaaaacaacacCTACTCCATTTGCAGCCAATCTTTCAGTTGTGGAACTCTCACAAACATATCCTATCCTTTCTGGGGAGGGAACCGACCCCAGTTTTGTGGCCGCAATGGCTTCAACCTCACCTGCATGGATAACCGAAACACTTCGCTTCAAGTTGGTTCCATGAACTTCCATGTACTACACATCAACCAAACGGCTTCCACCATGAGAATGGTGCGAACAGACCTTGTCTATGATCGCTGCTCTTCCAATTTCACCAACACTTCTCTCAGTTCCAGTCCCTTCTCTTTCCTCCCCACCGTCCAGAATGTCACTGTATTCTACGATTGCCCCTCTCAGGATTCTGTCGGGGGAAACTCCTTTACGTGTCAGAATGATACTAATAAACACGCTTTCTATGTGGTCAATGGAACTCAGCTGAGGCAGTTCCCGGGCCTTCAGAACTGCGGGGTTAGCGTTCTGGTGCAAGTTTCAGAGGGTGTTGTTTGGGATTCTGGGAACGGGATTGAGCCGCTGAAGAAAGCGTTGGATCAAGGGTTTGATGTGAAGTTTGATGCAGAGTGGAGTTCTCAGTGCACAGCATGCAGGGATTCTGGAGGAGCATGTGGAACGAATGAGAATGATTCCGATCAGTTTTCTTGTTATTGCTCGGGTGGAACTCGAGGTTCAGTGTGCTCTACTCACGAAA GTAGCAGGAATAGCAGAGTGTTGAAGCTGGTTTTag GTTTCGTCGGTACTGGATTTGCACTACCACTAATCGCTGTGATCATATGCCGCAACAAAGCTAGAATTtggaaatttatattaatacaaTTGGGCAAGATCAAAAAGAATGATCGAATTATAGAAGCCTTCCTTGAAAGCCAAGGTTCTATGGGTATAAAGAGATACAGTTTCTCTGATGTTAAGAAAATGACCGACTCCTTCAAAATTAAACTGGGGGAAGGTGGTTATGGATCTGTGTACAAAGGAAAGTTACTCAACGGTTGTTCGGTGGCAGTGAAGATACTGAACGAATCAAAGGAGAATGGCGAAGAGTTTATCAATGAGGTTGCTAGCATAAGCAAAACATCTCATGTTAACATTGTCTCTCTCCTTGGATTCTGCCTAGATGGAAGCAGAAAAGCCCTCGTGTATGAGTTTATGTCCAATGGTTCACTTGAGAAGTACATTCACAAGAAATCAgcagacaaaaataaaacaacttctCCACCCTTGGGTTGGGACAGGTTGAACCAGATTGCAATAGGCATAGCTCGAGGACTTGAGTATTTGCATAAAGGATGCAACACTCGGATTCTGCATTTTGACATCAAGCCACATAACATCCTTTTGGACGAAACTTATCGCCCAAAGATATCAGATTTTGGACTTGCCAAGCTGAGCACAATAGATGAAAGCATTATATCAATGTCAAATGCTAGAGGGACAGTAGGGTATGTGGCTCCTGAAGTGTTCAATAAAAGTTTTGGAGGTGTTTCACACAAGTCTGATGTTTACAGCTATGGAATGATGCTACTAGAAATGGTTGGAGGACAGAAGAACATCAACGTTGAAGCTAGTCGATCAAGCGAACTATATTTCCCACACTTGGTTATTTACAAGAAGCTTGAGCAGGGCAATGATCTGGGACTTGATGGGATATTGTCTGGTGAGGAGAATGAAATAGCAAAGAGAATGACTATGGTGGCTTTGTGGTGCATTCAGACAATTCCTTCTCACAGACCTACCATAAGTAGAGTGATTGACATGTTGTTAGGTAGTGCGGATTCCTTGGAAATGCCACCAAAACCTTTCCTCTCTTCTCCTCCAAGATCAAAAGATTTTTCCACTGCAATGTCCCAATCATTTGATAGTCTCTCATGCAGCTCATAG